The stretch of DNA AAAAAGCGCTTCTGGATCATCGAGGACATGTCGCCCTTCGGCAAGCGGCGGAAGACAGCGTCCTCCCGGAAGATGCTGGACGAGGGCATGATGCTGGAGGGCTTCCGGCGCTTCGACCTCTATGAGGACTGCAAGGACGCGGCCTGCCAGTTCTCGCTCAAGGTCACCCACTACCACTGCACGCGTGAGAACTGCGGCTACAAGTTCTGCGGGCGCACGCACATGTACAAGCATGCGCAGCACCACGACCGCGTGGACAACCTGGTGCTGGACGACTTCAAGCGCTTCAAGGCCTCGCTCAGCTGCCACTTCGCCGACTGTCCCTTCTCGGGCACCAGCACGCACTTCCACTGTCTGCGCTGCCGCTTCCGCTGCACCGACAGCACCAAGGTCACGGCGCACCGCAAGCACCACGGCAAGCAGGACGTGATCAGCGCCGCGGGCTTCTGCCAGTTCAGCTCCAGCGCCGACTGCGCCGTGCCCGACTGCAAGTACAAGCTCAAGTGCTCGCACTTCCACTGCACCTTCCCGGGCTGCCGTCACACGGTGGTGGGCATGTCGCAGATGGACTCGCACAAGCGCAAGCACGAGAAGCAGGAGCGCGGCGAGCCCGCGGCCGAGGGCCCCGCACCCGGGCCTCCCATCAGTCTAGACGGCTCCCTGTCGTTGGGCGCCGAGCCGGGCTCGCTGCTCTTCCTGCAGTCGGCGGCCGCAGGTCTGGGCCTGGCGCTGGGCGACGCGGGCGACCCCGGCCCGCCCGACGCCGCCGCCCCCGGGCCGCGCGagggcgccgccgccgccgccgccgccgctggaGAGTCCTCgcaggaggatgaggaggaggagctggagctGCCGGAGGAGGAGGCCGAGGACGACGAGGACGAGGACGACGACGAGGACGACGACGACGAGGACGACGACGAGGACGACGAGGACGAGGACCTGCGCACCGACTCGGAGGAGTCGCTGCCCGAGGCGGCGGCGGAGGCGGCGGGCGCGGGCGCGCGGACCCCGGCCttggcggcgctggcggccctGGGCGCCCCCGGCCCCGCGCCCACCGCCGCCTCCTCGCCCTAGCGGCGCCCGCGGGTGGCCCTGGCGCCGGCCTCGGTCTCGGGAGCGGCGCCACCCCGCGCGAAGCGGTCCCTGGGCAGAGCCCCGCGCCCCGCCGGTGCTTCCGGACCGCGAGTCCGTCTCAGGACAGAGGCGGGGACCCCCCTGGTGCTCCGCGGCCGAGGAcacaggcggcggcggcggccgcggccCTGCTCTAGGGAGGCCGGGTCTCTTCAGGGAAACAGAAGGTGCTCTTGTCCCGGGGTAGGGAACCGAGGAGCAGGGATCCCGGGCGAATGGGGCGCAGCTCCCGGCCGCTGTCCCGGCGCCCCTCCCCGCGGCCGCTTCGGCCCCCGCGACCATTGCTCAGGACTGGGACGGGCGCTGGGGGCCACCGGGACCCCCACCCGGCGCCACCAGGGCGGGGTGGCTCCTGGAGCCGCTGGCGGGGCCTCCCTCATGCAGCTAGGATCCTCCCCCCTGCCCAGGGGGAGACGGGCAGAAGGCGGTCAGCACGGGTGACACTACAGGGACCGTGGAGGAGGCCTCATGGGAGTAGCAACCGCAGAGCTCCAGCTCAGCGCCACCCCAGGGCCCGGCTGCTCCCCCAGGCCTGGGTCGGGTCTGTTTGGTGACTCCCTGGCCCCAGCCTCCGccccagggaaactgaggctgcgtCCAAAACCCAGAGCAGGCCGCTGGGGGACGGGGCAGGGTCTCGGCCACCCTGGCGGTGCAAACAGGAAAGATGCGCTTGGTTTTGGCTTTAatattcaaaatggaaaaaaatacaagaaagttgTACAGTATTTTTCCTGTAAAGGTTATTATTCTACatagaacaaaaaggaagaaagcaggcGTGGTGAGAGTGCAGACCCGCCTGGGCCCGGCCTGAGGTTGGAGGCTCAGTCCCGTTTCTCCCGTGGGATTTGGTCCAGCGTTTTTTGTAGAGGCCTTAACAGTTTGAGGCTGTCTGTCTTCACACTAGCACTGATGGGAGCTGCGTGATTCCAACTCTTAACTtgaattttgtagagacaagaaaAAAGGACTATTACTGTTGATCCAAGTTTGTAGTTAATTTAACATTTGAGTTCTCTCTTGGTGATGCGTGTGGCTttatagggcttttttttttttttttttttttttccagtttgttttaTTACTTTGTTTGGGATGCTTCTTTGCCGGTGCAGTCTACCCAGATTGGGTTCCCTTTGCAAAACATCCCCCTTCCTGGAGATGATGGGGCCATCGAAGCCCCGGCCAGGGCCTGACCTGGCAGGCACACACCTGGCCGGTGGCTCTGAAGTCCCCGGGGACCGAGTCCCCTGTGAGGGCAGGCTGCCCGAGGCCACACCTGCCCACCTTCCCTACTCCAGGCCACCAGCTGGTGTCAGATTGGGCCACAGGGAGAAAACAGGCCTAGGAGGGAATGGAAGGCTGGTGGGGAGGCTGTCACCCTGAAGCCTTCTCCCCAGAGGTCTCCAGGGGGAACCTGGCTCAACTGGGGGGCAGTGGtttacttttcccttttttcttcctttcttttgtccTCTCGGCTGCCCACAGCCAGAAAGCCAGGACCACCCGAACTGgacagggagcagggagggaggagtggtCGCACGGAGCGTACCTGATTCAACAGGAAATCAGTTGTTTTCTAAAACAGCCCCTACCAGAGCCTCCTGAACTCTGCGGGCACCACATGCTGCTGTGAGCATCTGCCCAGACAGTGACCCGCCACGGCCCGGGAGTCTGTGGAAGGAgttttgtaaaggaaaaaaatacacacacacaaaaacgtTTTTTCAATGTAGCAAAATCAAACTTAAaattaagaagaagaagaagaaaagaagatgccGACAGTGCGGAGTCTAGCCTTTTGTAACCTTCATATTGCACATTAGGACTACAAGCCATTGCTAgctcattttgaattttaacgtgtaatttttgttttattttctttctgtggggAAAACAATGCTTGATCCACCAAtgctctttttaatgttttataactatgtatgtgtatatatataaatataaaataatatgtatgcacatatgtgtgtgtatatatctatatgtatatacatatatagatatatagagatatatagagaggttttcagacaaaaaaaatgcAGAACGTGAAACCCGAACTGAACAGCGTGTGCTCTGATTACTTGAATCTGGTCTCCTCGGCACCTGGTTATTAAGAACTGAATATTTTTCCACTTGAATTTAGTGCTATTAGAAATTtaatatatgtgttttatttatttgatttttttttttttttttttttttttgcatgactgATGCAAGGTTTGACATTTTCActcaataaaaactggaaaaaaatctatcaagttatcttttatttttaaaatcgcCCCCAAGCGGCTGGCCATGACTCAGCTACAccggtggggtgaggggaggaagaCTGGGTGCGCTTCGACCCTGGCAGGAAAAGGGGGGGAACAGACCAGTTTTGTCCCTGGGCTGCTGGGGACAGAGGTAGGGGCCTCAATTCTGGCCTGGCCAGAAGGGTGGCCTCCTCCCCAGTCCTGCCTGAAGCCCCCACTTGGGGCTCAGGAGTCACCTTTGGGCAGAGCCATCTGACACCAAGGCCTGGGACGTCGGACAAAGGTTCTGCAGCCTCCCAGgaccccccaccccagccaaccctctcctctcctgctgGGCTGCTGGGCCGGCGTTGGCAGGgccaccctcctgcctcctccctcggctccttcctccttcctgcagGGACCTGCCCGGGCTGGGAACGGCGCGTACCCGGATCCGATCCGGATGCTGGCGCGGCTCCTGCCTGGAGCAcagggtggcagagccagagggGGCCGATAATTCCTGGGTCTGTAGCCACCAGCCCCGAGCCTGAGCTGCCAGCCCTGGTGGCACCACGGTTGGCTCCCTTGGAAGCACGGAGGCCAGAGTGTCCACCaggcctagcctggagtgcaagCCTCCGAGGCACTCCAGGAGTTTGCCCTGACACTTCCAACTGATGGCCGGCTTCTCATGACACCACATCATGGGAAGGACCTTGGCAGCCCTGCTCTGAGCCAGACTCCAGGTGGCCGGGGCTTCCTGGAACCTTGGGGAGGGGATGTGCGCGGGATCTGCCACATTCTTCCACGCTGAGGAGTCTTACTGGCTCATCACACCCCAGCCATGGGATGTCACAACCACTTGCCCGACGAGGAAACAGGCAGACTTGGGGGCTGGAAAGGTTCGGTCACCGCAGCACGCTTCTCCCTCACTGAGCCTGGCACCAGCCGGCCAGGCACCAGGGACCAGGGGCGGCAGGGGAGTGGCCACAGCCCACAGCGTCCAGGCCCGTGTCATTTCCCACCGCAGAAGTGCGTCTCCAGCCCAGCCCCGGCGCGCGGGcactccctttcttctttcctcctggaACGCAGCCCACAGGCtatttacataaatatgtttGTAACAGACAtgaaaatacatacttttttctGTCTTATTAAAATGTTCAAGTTGGAACTCGCCTATTGTTTGTGGATATCTTGATTCTGTTAAATAAAACAGTGACTAATTTATGGGATAAAACACAAGTTCAACAAATTAAAACCATTATTGGAGCTTCCCAGGCCCTGGTGGGCCTCCCGTGGGGCCTGAAGCAAGGCAGGGAGCCAAGCCCTGAACAGCCGGTGGGTGGGTGGTGTGGCCACAAGGCTCCCTCTAGGCACCGGCACAGTGGGCAGCTCTCTGGGGCAGCACTGACTCCTGGGGCCcaggggagggaggatggggaCTCAGGGCGGTTTGCTGACCTTGGCCAGACCCCAAAACTGCCCCCTGGTCTTCTGGGCCTGGATGGACCTCAGAAGGCCTCACCCAGGGCTGATCCAACCTCACAACAAGTAGGGCCCTGAGTCCAGCCCAAGGAAGGGGCACGGGGACTCAGGAACCTGTCAGAGGCACCTCATGGCCTCAGGACGGAGCACTCAGGCCAGCCCGTGGTGCCACGTCCCAGGTCCCGCCCCAGAGGGTGGAGAGAAGCTCATACCCCCACTAGACATGTGTACCCACTCTTGAGACTGTCCCCGAGAGCTGGGAGGGGGCCTGTGGCTGCGGGTCGGGATGGGCCCAGGTCCCACGGCACTCCCTGTGGCTTGTTGGACTCAGTAGGAAATGCAGTAAAGCATGTTTTCCTTCTGGGATTTAATTAGCTGTGGTGTGTGATGCTCCTACACCCAAACCGGGGCAAATTCAAGAGTTTTGCAACCTCTTGGAAAGGGCCAGAACCCGCCGCACAGGCTCAGGGCTGAGCTCAGGGGCCTGCCCACCTCCCACGGACCTGGCCCAGCAGGGGCGCCACCAGCAACCTGAGTCACCCGTGTGTGCCGGGCCTTGGCACTCACGAAGCGGGCTTGCCCCAGCCTGGACACGGCGACAGACAGCCCCCTTTCTAGGCAGCATACCAGTCCACTGGGCAAAGGCCAGCTGCCCATCCACTGTCACGGGAGGTGGCCCCGGCCCCAGAGGCAGCAGTGCCCTCTGAAGGGCTGGAATCCCAGAGCCTTGTGTGAGAATGAAGCAGCCAGGCCCCGGCCATCCTTGCTGGGAGGTGCCTCTGCACCCTCTGGAGCAGGTCAGGGAGAAATCAGTGGCTCCCAGGAGGCCCACAGCCAGTGCTGGAGCAGCCGGACCCAGTGGCTTGGCCTCCAGTAAGCCCCGTGCCCCACACCACTGGAAGGAGGCAGGGATCCTCAAGAAAGAACCTCCCTGCCTGGAGTCTCCCTGAGGCTGGCTCCTTGCCCTGGGTCTATAACGCATCTGGACCCCGAGTGTCACGGTGGTGTTTAAAGCCATGACCCAGTCACTTTAAAGAAGGTCCTTCCAGTATCTGTCGTGGAGCAAGGAAAGGTTTCAGGCATCCCTCTCATGAACATATCAtacatcttctttcttcttctaggaGAACACAAACTTTAACGTGCTCAATGACACTAAGTTATTAAGGTTTATTCATGATTCAGGTAGTTATCCCTCAATGCCAGCCAAGATTTCAGACCCGTTTTGCATTAAAGACAGTGCCAAGGCTGTGGTCTGAGCAGTGGTCTGCGTGAGCAGGTGTCGGGGGAGGACAGGGGGACCTCTCAAAAAGGATCAGAACCCACTGGGCCCTGCATGAGTGTGAGGGTgccacacacatgtgcacatgcatgtcAGCCTGTGCCAGCTTGGGCGTGGTTCCCCCGGCCAGGCAGTGGCCTGTCCCTGGGTGGGAAGCCCCTGTACACAGCAAAGGAGCAGGGGTAGGAAGAGCGGCCAGGCCCTGCAGGTCTACCTGGGTGCTACACCTCAGGTGTGCACCTCATCTGAGGCTGGAGCTCCCACCTGCATGTGGGTCTCACTGGCGCCTTCGCGCCTGCCCTGTCTGGGGTCTCTGACCTCTTCTTTGGGTGCCTTGGCAGAAACCAGtttaaacaaacagacaaattaAGTCAACTCCTGGGGACGGAGATGTCTGACCCTTGAAGAATGGCCCCTGCTtgctctccccctccctcctgggcTCTGGGGCAGGGACAGGGTGGTCACCTGGAGAGGGAGGGGTCTGGGGCCAGGCCAGAGACCCAGCGCCTCCATGCTCCTGGCCGGGCCACCAGGAGGGCAGAAGCGAAACCGTCTAGAAAACTCTTCCACCTCTACCTGGGTGTGAGGGCCCCAAAAGATGAACACAGCTTGCTCAGATGCGTTtattaaaaacaaggaaaaagaaagagggaaagagactgTGTGGGCACACAGGGAGCCGACGGGTGGGTGGCAGGTTCTCACCTCTCTGTCCCCTTCTCACACCCCACCTGTGGGCACAAACTCAGCAGCCCTTTCCCCTGACCCAGGCGCTCCCTGCCCCAGCTGGGGTCCTGGGATGGGACTGGCTCCAGGAGCCCTGGCTTTTGAAGGACTGGGCAGCCCCAGGGGGGCAGAGGCCCTACCATCTCCCGAAAGCAACTACCCCGCCTCCTGGCCTGGTCCTGCATGTCGCAAACACCAAGGGAAGTCCCCTGTCCTTCCCAAACTAGATGTCCCTGCCCAAGGCAGAACCAGCGAGTCACCGGAGGAGCAGGGACAGACCCTGGGGACCGAGGGAGCTGGTCCAGGGTGAAGTCAGGGCGGCCGTCCCCTGGCCTCCGAGCACGGGGCTGGTTCTTTCCTAAAAGacactttataaaaatacattgtaaTTGAGTTTAATAATCTTCTCCCTTCCAGAAAGGCCCGACAGCCGCTGCTTGCTGCTTACTTCTGCCCCATTCCGAATATTTTTACCTTATTTGGAtgaaatgcattatttttctaatgaaaggcttttttttttcaaagggcTGTTTTCCCTGGTCCAGCAGCTGGCTTTATTAGGCAGCACTCCTGCCGTTTTGGGGAGGGGTTTTTCTCTCCCTGAAATCACGCCAGACTCTCTGTCCTCAAAAGCCGAACTCGGTGCTCAGGACCCACAGGGGCAAAAGGCCTCCGGGCCCAGGTTTCTGTCTGTTTCTCCTCCGCACTTGAGCCTCAGGATGTGCCAGCTCACCGACCCCCAGGTTGGAGAGCACTTGCCCTGTGAGGTCTCCATTGCCCCCACCCCAGGGATAGTGAAGCCCCAGGGAACCCCTTTCTTGGTGGCCCCAGCTCTCCAGGAAGAAACGGGGCCGGGCAGCTGGCACTTCACTTCCACAGCACCGACCTCACAGTCCTGGCTTCCCTTCCTTCCCAGGGCATCTGCCCTCTGGTCTCCCTTTCTGGTCCCGCCGCAGGAGGGACCTCTGAGAAGTTACAGACAACGGCTACCAGGCACCAAATGGGGTGGGGACTCCTCAGGAACAGATCCGCCCACAATGCAGGCCTGTGACCCAGCAGGTCCGAGGGTGGGACACAGGCAGTCACCGTCCCCAGAGCCAGGCCGAGGCCTGGCCCACTTGTCTGCCCGTCCCAGCTCCCAGACACTGGGACTCCTGGGGGCCTGCTAGGCAGGACCCCCTCGTCCAGGTGAGGTGGCAGCCCCTGGAAACTGAGACACCTGCTTCTTCAGAGACGGCAAGGAGGCCAGGGAAGGAGAACAAGCCACAGTGTGACACTGAACTGGGCTCTGCTTGTCCCTGGGGAACACGTGGCTGTAAACAGGAACTGCAGGAGCGTCCTTCTAGGTGACAAGCATGAAAGACGCAACCCACAGGCCAGAAACCAGATTGGGGCTGGACCCTCCCGCAGGTGGGTGCAGCCTGCTCCTGGGGACCCTCCAACGGGTAGGTGCGGCCCGGTACTGGGAACCCTCCAGTGGGTGGGGGTGACCTGCTCCCAGGGACTCTCCAGTGGGTGGGTGCAGCCTGCTCCTGGGGACCCTCCAGCAGGTAGGTGCGGCCCGGTACTGGGGACCCTCCAGTAGGTGGGGATGACCTGCTCCCAGGGACTCTCCAGTGGGCAGGGGCGGCCCAGGCCTGGAGACCCGTCACTTTAACAGGCCCTGTGTTCCCAGCATTAAGAAGGGTTTGCTGCAGGGGCTGAAAGCAAAACATCTGAGACAGAACAGCCCCAACACCAAGCCTCTGAGCCCAACTGCGtggcctcctccctcccccggagagggtggggtggggcgggcgGGTGCATGGAGGCCACACCTGCAGGGGCTGCCCAGAGCTTCCTGTTTCCGAAGCCCTTGTGTCCCCACAGGCACACGGACATCACGGCGTCTGCGGCCAAAGCCCTCGTGTCCGCACAGGCACACGGACATCACGGCGTCTGCGGCCCATGGGCCTGGTCCCGACACTTGGGAGCTGGAGGAAAGAGGAGCGCCCCTCAAGGAGTGCATGGCTCTGCTCTTCTGGTTTTAGCCAAATGCTCTGtgaaagggaaagggagactGGGAGGGCGAGAGCTGGGGGAGACGAGGATTCAGAGAGGCCGCCACACTCCCCTCCCCGGGAAGCATGCGTCCATTTAAGGAAGGAGAGCTCCTCACTCCACATGAGGTCTATATACAGTCACACGAGGTCCCTGATCCTCCTGCGGTCAGCTAGTGTCGCCCTCCGGCAGCCACTGGGCCTGAACAAAGCCCTCTGCTTCTGGCTGAGCAGTGGCAGAAGCTGCCCATGGGCCCTCACCCACACTTCACTGGCTGAAGGCTGCACTGAGATCACCCCCAGGGCCCAGGGTGCCATGAGCAGACAGGGAGCCACAGGCAGAAATTAAATAGTGGCAACTGGTATTTATTACAATTATATACAGTCCTATCTTCCATTCTGAGGTCTATACATGATCACACAAATGAACATGTGTTTCTTGGGGGGAAGGACAGAGCTGGCTATTGGTCAGGAAAGCCCTGGTGCCTGGCTCCTCCGAGGGAGTGAGCCCCCATCTCGCCATGGGATTAGCTGAACCATGACACGGCAAGCGAGGGCATCAGAAGCGCAGCATGGTTTCATTTGTCTGGGAGGACGACGGGGCACGAGTGGGGTTGGTGCTGGGGACAGGCACCTGCGGGGTCCAGGGCCGGGTccagggagggagggggatgGCAGACACCAGAGGGACCGCAGCTCCTCCTCCACTGAGGAGTCGGGAGGCAGTGGGGACGCTAGCTCTGGCCATGCGTGGCGTCACGGTAGTCAAGACACTCGGCAAACACACCCTGGGCAAGGCGTCTGTCCGGGAGCGGCTGGGCAGGGGCTTGAGCCCCAAGGCTTCGCTGCCTTCAGCCGGACTTGAGATCAAAGCCAAAGGctgctgggcctgggcctggggctggggctggggctggcggCCAGGTGAGAGGAGGCCAGGTGGACAGAAGTGCGACCCCCACGCTGCCACCAGGCCACAGTGCAGCTGAGGACAGCTCTGCCCCCTACCTGGGCTCCAAGCTGCCCTCCCAGGgccagagagggaggcagggtgtGGCCACGCACCGGCATACTGGACGCCGTCCTCAGGGCTGGAGGCAGTGGGCGCGGCCCTAGTCCCGCTCACTCTCGTTGCTGGCACCCTCGGGCCGCCGCAGCTTCTCCACCTGCTCGTTGATCTGCCCATCCCCGCCCCGGCGGTCCTCCCTCTGCACCCCCAGGCAGTCCTCCTCGTCCACATGGCTCACGTCATcatcctcctcgtcctcctcgtcctccttgtcatccctcttctcctcctcGCCTTGCACCTCCATCCGCACCTGGCCCTTGACGTCCACCACCCCCTCGCCTTCCTCTTGGGGGCCCAGCAGGTGGTAGGTGACCGTGGAGCCCTCGGGGCTGTGGCCCTCCTTCCCAGGTGAGGACGACGTGGACTCATTGCTGACGGGTGAGATGTCGCTGCTGCTGTGGTGGTTCACGGCTGCGGGGCTGGAGGGTGACGGTGACTTGACCGGGATCTGCCAGGAGGGGATCTTTGGGGCTGACGGGGACGGAGGGAACTGCCTCCTGGCGGGAGAAGCAGAGGAGGAGGTTGGTGGCGGCATTCAGAACTCCCACCCTTGAAGGGCCATGCCTTCCCTGACCCCCAAGGGCTTGGCGATGGTGAGCTGCTCCCCTAGGGCCACTGGGCAAGGGACAGGATGGagcccttcctcccctcctttcaGGAGCAAAGATCCTATAGCTGAGATAAATGCCAAGAGTGTCCTGTGCCCCCACAGACAGCCCAGGGTCCCCCCGGGACCCCCTGGGCGAGGCCCACCTGCCTGGGCAGCTGCTGGAAGCCAAGTGGGGCCTGCTGCCTCTCCGGAGCCTGCTTCCTCCTGATCCTCAGCACTATCCCTGCCTCCACCCCAGTGGCCAGGAGAGGGACAGGGTGGGGAAGAGCCCAAAAGGGCGATGACTGGGGACTCCAGACACCTGAGCCATAGTCCTAATTTGTCTATGGTCTGAGCAAAAGGTGGAGGCAGGGAGCCCTGGCCACTGGCAGGGGGTCAGACACATCAGAACCAAAAGGGCAGTGGTGGTGCCCTTTGCTAGAAAACTTCTGAGCTCAACACTTTCAACGGGCAAGAGTCAGCTCTCCCTTCTGCTCCGTATTCCCTTCCTGGGCCAGCAGCCAGCCCAAACCAAAGCCAATTCCAGGAGGGACCTGGGAGGTCAGGTCCACTTGGCAACGGCTCAGAGACAGAGCTCTCCAACAGGCAGGCCCATCTCTGCCTGAGCCAAGAGGACAAAGAGCTGCTCACAGGGCTGTCCCCCAGCAGGGCCTTAGACACACCTCTCCCCCCAGACCCCACTTGAATGGGGCACACACCATGGCCTGCTTTATTCACCAGCATCCTCAACGCTAACAAGAAATTCCATGTGTAGTTTTCTTGGCCCCACGGTTACCCGACGGCCTGGCCTCCATCCCCAGCCTCCAAGGCGCTGGTCTCAGTTAGGGAAAATGGAGGCCATCTCCTAATGACAATGCCCTGGTCTCTGCCAGCACCACACCTCTTTCTAGGACAGCTTCTTTTCCTCAGGGAGAACCAGGAAGTTGAGTGGCTTAGAAAATGGGGTCTTCTGACTGGAGCCGCAAGAGCCCTCTGCACCCCATCCTGGACCCTAGTGAAGAGCCCACCTGTACCCTCCCATTCACCCAGCTCCCACCAAACCCAGTCCAGCAGGGAAACAAGGACACTCCACGCAAGGCACCCTAGGGCGTCAGCCCCGGAGGACGGCCCACAGTCGCGGCTCCTAGGACACAGTGGCTCCTGGACACTggactttcagttttaaaaaaccacaacagtccaggcacagtggctcatgcctgtaatcccagcacttttggaggccgtgggcagatcacctaagttcgggagttcaagaccagcctggccaacatagcaaaatcccacctctactaaaaataaaaaaattagccgggcgtggtggtggatgcctgtagtc from Rhinopithecus roxellana isolate Shanxi Qingling chromosome 12, ASM756505v1, whole genome shotgun sequence encodes:
- the LOC115892396 gene encoding uncharacterized protein LOC115892396, which translates into the protein MKDATHRPETRLGLDPPAGGCSLLLGTLQRAHGHHGVCGQSPRVRTGTRTSRRLRPMGLVPTLGSWRKEERPSRSAWLCSSGFSQMLCERERETGRARAGGDEDSERPPHSPPREACVHLRKESSSLHMRSIYSHTRSLILLRSASVALRQPLGLNKALCFWLSSGRSCPWALTHTSLAEGCTEITPRAQGAMSRQGATGRN